Below is a genomic region from Spiroplasma endosymbiont of Dioctria linearis.
TATTATAGTTTAAATTTGAGTATTTTCTATTTCATAAATAAACTAATTGTACTCCAGAAGTTAAATTGTATTCTTCTACTAATTTTTTTGGTGTATGACCTTGATTAAACTTTTTTGTAACCTCTATTTTTAATTCTTTACTGTATTTTGTTTTTTTCATTTTTTCATTTCATTAAAAAAACCAGTAGTAAAACTACTGGTAAACTTAGGTTACCTTTTTCTGTATACATAATGTTAAAAAAACATAAAATGTATACAATGAGAATTTTTTATATGTCAAATGTTACAGGAAATAAATCAAATATATTAAGTATTAAACAAAAGTAAGAGTTAGTAAATAGACACTATAATGAAAATAGAACTTTTAGAGAGCTATCAATTGAATATGCTGTACCTTATTCAACAGCAAGAAATCTTTGCATAAATTATAAAATATACGGAGCTGGAGCTTTAATTTCGAAAACAGGAAAGCATAACAAGCATTCCAGTGTTAGGCCAAACTCTTTAGACCCAAAAGATAAGGAGCTAGCAATTCTTAAAAAGAAGATTAAATGATTAGAAATGGAAAATAAAGTTATAAAAAAGTTCAATGAAATGATCGAAAATCAAAAGAAAAAATAAATTATATTTATAAAATCATAGAAGAATTTAAATACAGATATAGTATTTCAGATTTATGTAAGCTTTTAAAAAATACTAGATCTAGTTATTATAGGTGAGTTAACAATGGTAAAAAGGATTATATTATAAAAATAGACATTTATATTGCAAAAGAAATAAAGATTCTATTTTTTAAATATAAAGGTATTTATGGTAGTCCTAGAATAACAATATGTTTAAAAAGTAAGGGGATAAACATAAGCCAAAATAAAGTAGAAAGAATAATGAGAATATATAAGATGTATTTAGTAATTAGAGTTAAAAAGATGATTAGAAAACCTAAGGAAAGGAAAAGTATTACTCATGGACCCAATATTGTTAATAGAAAATGAGAAATCTATGAGAAGAATGAATGCTGAGTGACTGACATTACTTATTTACCATTAAATAATAAATTTGCTTATCTTAGCGTTTTAAAAAATGTTAAAACAGGATTTATAGTTGGTTATAAATTGCCTAACATAAATGATATAAAAATTTATAGAGATACTCTTATTAATTCAACAAAATATAGAAATGACATAAGCAAACCGCTTATAATTCACTCTGATAATGGTTCCCAATATACATCATTTTTTGCAAAAAATTATTCAAAAAAGAATAATATAATTATTTCTTTATCAAGACCTGGAAATTCAATAGATAATGCAACGTGTGAAACATTCTTTTCTTCATTAAAAGAGGAATGAAAAAAAGAGTTAAAAGTAAACTCTTTTGAAAAGTTGGAAAGCTCTATTAGTAAATATATTCACTTCTATAATTATGAAAGAATACGAGTTAAAACTTCTAATCCTCCATCTTATGAATACTTTAATAATTGAAACAAAATAAAAGTAATTGCATTAAATGCAATTACTTTATAAAAAAACATTTTGTATACTTGACAAAGTATATTCAATATAATTTATATAGAAGAGAATTTTTTATATGGCAAATTTTAAAGCTTATAAATCTAATATGGTATATTTGGATACTAAAATAGAAGTAGCAAAGGATTGAGCAATTAATCAATAAAGTTGAAGTGAATTGGCAAGAAAACATAATGTTTCATATTCTACTGTAGCAAAATGAACTTTAGATATGAATAATACGGAGTTGAATGTCTAAAGGATTTTTATTCAAGAATGATGACAAAACGCAAGAACTAAAAAGTGATATCAAGTTAAAAAATAAACCATTTAGAAAAGAGAATATGGAACTCAAAAAGAGAAATAAATTTTTAGAAATAGAGAATGAGATATTAAAAAAATTCAATAAATTCCTAGAGCTTTAAGAAAAAAAACAGCAACTAAAGTATAACTATAATGAAAAAATAAATTTGACTGAGCAGTTAATTTTTTATGGAAGGCACTTAAAAGAGCACAATCAAATTATTACAGTTGAATAAAAAGAATAAGTTCTTATTTAATTATAAGTTTGATGAAGTTTTGACTTATTTTATTCTAGAGGTCTCTAATTATTATAATCATATTTATGGTTATTCTAGAATCAATATGACTTTAAAGTGTTTCTATAATATTGATGTTTCAAATACATTAGTTTATAAATATATGAGACTTCTGCGTTTAAAATCAAAAATTATATCAAAGAAAAGTATAAAGTCAAAAGAGATTAAAGTCAGAAATTCTAAATGTCCTAATATTGTTAATAGGTAATGAAAAGTTTTGATAGAGTTGAATTATTTGTAACTGATATTACATATTTATCTTATGTTTATAATAAGTTTGCCTAATTAAGTATTATGAAAGATGCTAATACTAATTTTACAGTTGGATATGATATATCTATGAGAAATGATAATAAAATTTATTTTAAAGCACTTAAAATGGATGAAGGCTATATTCTAAAAAACAAAAACCTAATAATTAACTCAGATAAAGGTTTTCAATATACGCTAATTTTTAGTCACATGTATTGTAAAAAATAAAATTTTTATATCTTTAAGCAGACATGGAAATTAACTAGATAATGCTGCTTCTAAAATTTTTTTCTTTTCTTTAAAAGCAGAGTGATATCAAAAGAACTTGAATTCTTTTTAGGAAGTATACAATAATGTTTTGGAGTATATTCAATTTCATAATTTTGAAGGAGCAATGGTAAAGTAATAAAAGATAGCATGATAAACATGAAGTTCCAATAGAATGAAAAAAACTATTCTATACTTGACATAATATGTTTAGTTAAAAAATCAAGTTATTTTTTTGATACAATTGGGCTAATATAGATATAGTCTCTTATTTTTTTGATAGAAAAAATGAAGTAATAGCTTTTTTAAATTTTTTAATATAATTAAAAATTATGTTAAAAACTTATTGATATCAAATTTATTAAAACAACAGATGAAGAGACATTTTTTGTTAATAAAATTAGATTTAACTTTATTAATAAGAATTATATTTTTTTAAATCATTCTGTATAAGATATAAATCTCAAACATAGTGTTTCAACTCTATCACTTAATAGTTGAGTAAAAATAAATTTTATAAAGAACATATAGTAATTGCTTTACTTTACTTGAAGACTTTAATAATAAGATCGCAAGTTTTTTAGAAATGTGAAATTTAAATCAAAATTTTGAATGTAATATAAATAGAAAAAAAATTTACAAATATTGGAAGTTCGTAAAATTAGGTTATCCTATACTGAGTAGTTTTAAAATATAGGTGTTTGATAAAAGGAACATTACAATACTTATATGTGTCAAAAATTTGAAAATTAGCTAGTTTTAAAGTATAATAAGTGTAGTTTTGAATTGTCAAAACAAAGGTACATAAGGGGAAAAAAATATGAAAAAATTATTAAGCTTATTAGGAGCAGTTAGTTTAATTGCAACTTCAAGTGCAAGTGTTGTTGCTTGTGGTGGTCCAACTGATCCAACAAAACCTCCAACAATAGATTATGACAAATTAGTTAAGGATCTTGAAAAAGATGTTAATGAAATTTTTGCAAAGCATTTACAAAATAATGTTTATGAAAAAATGATTGGTTTAACTATTAATGAAAAAGATTATAAGTTTTTAAATAAAAGCACTATTAAAATATTTAAGGGTAAAACTTCAAGTGAAATTGGAGAAAAAAACTTAGCTCTTTTAGTTGAAGATATTAATAAAATATTAGATATTAGTCAATTAGAATCTGAATTAAATAAATTAAAACTTGTTAATGAGTACAGTATTCTTTTAAATGAAGTAAATACTTTATACAAGGGAATTGTTTTTGATTGAAGTAGTTTAGAAATTGATACAAATGAAAGTGAATCATTATATTTAGGAAACGTTTTATTAGACTTTAAAATACAAGTTCAATACAAAGGTGAAAAAGATATTGAATTATTACAAATTAATGATTCTTTTAAATATACTCTAACAAATGATGCAACATTAAAAGATTCATCTGATAAATTTTATAAAAATATCACAAAGGATTATTTTTCATCAAAAGATTCAGATGCCATAAAATACTCAAATTTACTTTGAAATGATATTAAGGGTGAAAAAAGTAAAATAGATGGCTATGGAAATATTGATAAAGAAATGAGCAATTACTGAAATAATACTGCAAAAACAAATGGATTTAAAGAATCTATTGCTAAATTTATTAAAACAAATTATTTTAGTAAATTACCAACATTGCCTTTATCTTTTGGAACAGATAATTTTTATAAAAGTTCAGAATTAAGTAGAACATCTTTATTTCATTCTATTAATACACCAAAAGCATTTAATAGTAGTGAATCAATTAAGTTTGATTATAAAACTGAAGAAGGTCAATTTATGCTAGAAAGTATTTTTAGAAAAAATCCTGACATTTATCCAACAAGTTATGTATTAAAAAATAATTATTTTACTGAAGATAATCTTAATGTTTGAAAAAAAGATTATGAAATTTCAAAAGAAAATTTTATTAAAAATCTAAATTTAAATTCAAATGGTGAGTTTAAAAAAACTGAACAATATAAAAACTCATTTTCATTGAATTATGTTAACTTAACTGGACTTTCAATTAAATTTCCTGATCAAGAATATGTTCATAATTTACCTGACTTTAAAATAGCTACTAATTATATAATTGATTCAAATCAAAGTTCAGAAGCAATTTTAGATGATATGACTGAATTTTCTATAAATTCAATTAAATCATTTCATGAAGTTTTTGGTGTTGATTATAGTTATAACTATTTGGAAAATAATAATTCCAAAGAAGATATTTTAATGGCTCTTAAAAGATCTGATTTTACAAATGCACTTAATTTTTTGACAGCCGGTGTTGGTGGATCAGAAATAATTAATCCAGCTCTGTCATTAAGAAATACTTTAGTTTCTTATCAAAATGAGCTTTTAGATTTATCAAATTTGCCATCAAGTTCAACATATTTATTTGATTTTAGAGGTTTATCTGATAGTGGGTCAAATCCTTCAAGCATTGGTAGAACTAAATATTATAAAAATTACAATAGTCAGAGGGGAATCTTCCTATCAATATATAATCTTAGCGAATCATATCAAAATGAAAAAGTAGTTTATTGAAATTTAGGTTACTTAAATATGCACTTTGATTTAGATCAAATAATTGAAGGAGTAAGAACTTTATCGCAAAAGGACTTTATTGTATTTTCATAAAAAATAATATAATATAAATTTAAAAGTTTGCAGATATGTGCAAACTTTTTATCTATTTATTCCATATTTGAGTACATTATTTAAATCTTATTTTTAAAAATTTTGAAGCTAGGTAAGTTTGAAAGGTATTATTTTTTGGTATTAATATAATTCTTAGTGTAGCCTTTTCTCGGACATATTTTAAAATACTTTATATATTAATATAAAATATTTGTGAACTAAAAGATATTTTATTTTGACTAAGTATTCAATCAATTAAAAAATTTAATTTGTTATTAGCATAGTATTCAAAAGCAGTAGGAATTGATAAATCAAGATTGTAAATTGAATAAAAATTTATGACGAAAATGTAAGAAGTGGATTTAAGAACTCCTCTAAAGCCAATAATGAGGAGTTTATAAAATTAAAGATAAATCTTAAAAAGTCAAAAAGAGAAAGCGAAGATTTAAAATTAAGAGATGAAATGCTTAAAGAGTTAAGAGAAATGATTGATATAAAGAAGTAAATAAGTAAGAGTAAATACATTTAAATCAAAAGCAGCTTATAACTTTACAATTAAATATTCAAATATTGCAGTTAGAAGACTTTTTAGACTAATTGATTTAGCAAATACCACCATTTACTATGAGTGAATAACAAAAGGTAAACAAAACTAAGAATTTTAATTGTTATTTGGTTTTGCGAATTAATGATGTTTACAAAAATGAAGTTAATATCTATGTATTTAGAAAATTATTGAAGTATTTGGATTTAAATTGTAGTCATAAAAAACTCTGCGAATAATGAAGTTTCTAAAGTTAAAACCTAATAACTATAAAATGCAAAAGAGTAAATCGGTTATTCCAGAGAAAATGGTAAGTATCCTAGATTATTTAAATATCAAAAGGATTTGAAAAATTATGGACATATTTTCTCTGTAGATATTACAGAGAAAATAATAGCAGGATGCAAACTATATACTTGCGCTTTTTATCATGTAAACACTAAAAAAGTTTATGACTTGGTAACTAAAAATATTAAAGGTATGAAACTAGTATTAGTGTCATTTTTTAATAGGTTTAATGAATTTAGAACATTTAAACCAAAATCAATTATTTATTCTGATAACGGCTCGGAGTTTAAATATTATTAATATGGCTTAACAATAATGCCATTTGGTTTAAGTATGCATACAATAGGTAGATAAACAGACAATGGATATATTGAATTTTTTTGAATTACTCTTAAAAGAGAAACAATCAAGGAGGGTTATAAATACAATATTGTAAATGAATATATTTATAATTTGAAAATGTATCAATATTCTTATAATAATAGACTTATTTATAAAATATAGGTGTCCGAAAAAAAGGAACAGTACAATTTGATTTTAGGAATATAGCTCATTCTATTCTTAACGATTATCATCTTAATACGGAATATAAGAGTTATTATGAATATAGTAGAGGACTAACATTAAAAAAATGGTAATCCAATTTTGCAAAATTATTAAGTAATGCATTGAAATTTGAGATATTTTAATTTTTGTATTGACTTAGATCAAATAATTGTTGCAGTTAGAGATGTATATGATAAAGTGTTTATTGTATTTTCATAATAATTAAAATATTGTCTCTTATAAAGCAAAGTTAATATTTTTAGTCACACAAATTTGTATGATTTTTTTATATATAATTGATAGATTTATTAACAGTAGAAAAGGTAATCTTAGGTTTTTAATTATCTATAAGAAAATTCTTTAATATCCATTAATACTCATTATTTTTTCCAAACACTTATATGATACAAATAAAATTTTCTAATAATAATACATTGTTTTTTTTTTTTTTTTTCAATTAATATAAAAATATAACAACTAAAAAGTTATGTACTTATTTGTTTTTTCTTAAAAGGGTATAATTAAGGAGAAAACATGAAAAAAATATTAAGTCTATTAAGCGCAATCACTATGGTGGCATCAACAAGTGCCACTGTAATATCTTGTGGAAATAAAAAAGATGATTATAATAAACCAGAAGAGGATTCAATTGATTCTTTAATTAAACAATTTAAAGAAGAGGTTAATGAGATTGTTAATACTCATATTAAAGAAAAAAGTAAAAATTTCTTTATAGTAGATGAACAAGACAAAAACTCTTTGAAATTCTTTAAAAGAACGAAGTTCTCAAGTTTTATGGGAGATTTAAAAAATAAAAAAGCAGATGATTCAATAAGACAAGATGTTATTGATGATTTTTATAGTATTTTAGAAGTTAATGAATTGAAATCAAAAATTAATAATTTGCAAAATTTAGAAAAATATTCAGTAATTTTAGGAGATGTTAATTCAGTTTTTAAAGAAATAGTTGTATCTTCAAATGAAAACATTGATTTATCTACTAAATATTCAGCAAGTAGTATTACTGATGTAATTTGATTTGGAACAACAAAATTTAATTATTCAATAGCAGTTAATTTTAAAAATAAATTAGGTCAAATTGAAGAATATAAAATATCAGAAGTACCTGCAATTATTACTGTAACAGATAACATTGACATTGGAAAAAACATTAAAAATATGTACTCAAATGTTAATGAGCAATTTATAAAAGATGAAGTAAGTAGAATTTACTCAAATCAATTAACTTTAAATAGTAAAACTTATTTGGAAAATACAGATAGTGAAATTTTAAGTTATTTAAATAGTCAAAAGGGTATTGAAAAGTTTGTACGTTTTATTAAAGCTAAATTTGATCTTAACTTAGAATTAACAAAAAATAACTCATTTAATAATGTATACACTTACCAAACTTATAGAAGTAGTGGATTTAAATATGATGAAGCTAAAGGAAATGAATTTATTGAAGCTTTCTTTAGAAATAATAGTGATAGTAGTTCATCATATTTGAATGAGACTCAAACTATTTCTGATAGTCAATATAAAACTGCAGTAAAAAATAAATTAAATAGTATTTCAAATAATTTAGATCAAACTAGTGAAGTGACTGATTTAATTAATTCTTCTGTAAAGATGTTACAAATTAATTTAACCAATTTGGCTTATAAAATTGATGAAGATATCTATGTAGAAATTCCTGATTTAAATTTAGATTTTGGTTATTTTAAAAATAACTCAATAACTTCAAGAGAAGAGTTAGAAAGTGACATAATGAATAATATTAATGTTGCAAGAAATGCTTTTAACCAAGTATTTCAAACAACATATACACCAAATAGTAATTATAAACCAGTATTATTTTATTTTAAAGCAAACTCAAAGGTCTTTAAAGCATGAGATGATTTAGGGATATATGGATCAAGAAATAATATTAATGAATATACAAATTTAACTAAGCAATCATTAATTGATTATAGAAATCAGCTTTTAAATAGTTCAAAGCAAAGTAACTTTAAATTTAATGTCTCATGAAGTGCAGATGATAGTGGTGACATGCCTTATGTTGCAAAATATCTAAACAATACAAATAAGTATGAGATTGCTCTTTCAAAAGATGGAAGTTATTCAAAAAAATTTAGATTAAGCATCAATCTTGAATTTGATTATTTTAAAATAGAAGTAAATTACAATCAATTTGCCAGTGGACAAAGAATTATTAGTACATCAAATACTGAATAATTCGCTTAAAAAATTTAAATTTAAAAAGTTGAAAATTTAAATTTTAAATGAGCTTTTAAAAAACAAAAGTATCCTTAAAAAGGAATGGAGATAGTTATGAATGATGTTAAAAAAAATATAAGCTTTTTTACTATTTTTAAATATCAATTCAAAAGCATAATTAGAGAAAAAACTTTTTTGGTAATGTATTTAATTTCAATAAGTTTATCTTTACTAGTTGCAATAGTATTAGCGGCCTTTCCAACATCAGATATGAAAGTTATTATTTTCAACTATTATGTACTCATTCATACATGTGCAATTGTAATTCTTATCTCAATGAGACTATTAAATTATTTCTTTTATATTAAAAAAAGCGATAAAACAATAAATATAGTCTCAACTCAACATTTAAAAAGATCAAAGCTTTTTATTGTTACTAATATAGTAATTTGAGTTTATTGTTTTTTATTATTTGCAATAAACTATTTAATAATTGCTTCATTGAATTTAGGCAGTCCAGTAGTATTTAAAATTTCAACAGTGTACACAATTTATTTATTTCTAATAGTAATTTTATTGTCAAATTTTATACTATTTTTATTGTCTTTACTTTCACCTCAAGCCACAATAATTATTATTACTTTAATAATGGCTTTTAGTTTTATTGCCTCTTTACCTTACCAATTTTTAAAAACTTCTGAAAAAACAAAGAACTTTTCTTTTTCTGGAAGTGAAGGTAATGTAATTTTAAGAGCTGATAGTGTTTATAATTCATTTGATTTAGTTTCAAATGTTGAAAAATCAAGAATTGCATATCCTAATTTGAGTAAGTATATTCTAGATTACTTTTTAGAAAATAAATATAGAATAAGTACAATCGGTTCACAAGAAAATATAAAGAGTAGAAAAGATATTTGAAATGATCTGGGAATTATTGATGATAAACCACTAACTATAAGATTTGATGCAAAGATTTCATCAGTTCCTTTTGATTCTGAAATTTCAGATTGAAAATATGGAGATGAAATTAGATTGGAGACATATTTAAAATATAAATTTATTAGTGTTGAGGAATTAGAAAATAAAATTAATAATGAGCAAGAAAATAAAGTTGATGAAAATGGTTATAATAAGTTAAATATTTTAAAAGAGTTATATGAATTTAATCAAAATATAACAAGTTATTTTCCAAATTTTCAGCAGAACTTTTATTATCTCTTTGATGACTTTATAGAAATAAATTCTTGTGATAATATTGGTACTTGTTGAGAATCAGTTGATGAACAGGGCAATAGAAAAGCTGAAAAAAATGGTTATATAGAGTTACTTAATGGAACTAATCCCAACTTAGATAAAAGGGGATTTAAAACTTCCTATTTAAAAGATATTTACCAAAATAATTTTATTAATTTAAATGGACTAAAAATACAACAAGAAGATGGAATTAGAATAGTTACAACAGATATGGATAGCAATCCTGATAAAACAAATAGAATATTTTCTTCACTTTATAATCCTTTAATGATTACAGTTAGAATTTTAGAGGACTATTTTATTAATTACACTTCAAATTATGTAATTGCAACTAATTACACAGTTGATGAAAATTCTAAAGAGTGAAGTGAGTACATTAAGTCAAGAACTCTTTACAATACTTTTTTTCACTTTAATGTTTTATCTAATTTATTTGTTAATTACACTTATTACTCAGGTCTAAGTTATAATGATATTTGATTCGATCCAGATGTAAAATCAAATATCTCATTAGATCAACAAAAGAATTTATTATTACCTTATAGTACTTATAACTTAGTAGTTAAAGATGGTTTAATCGATAAACTTTCATTTGATAAGGGATTTGAACCATATTGATATTTACTAGCCCAGTTTGCAATTACTATAATATTATTCCTAATTGCATTCTATAAATTTAATGGTGCAGACTTACAATAAAGAGGTTAGATATAAATGGAAAATTTCATTACATTTAATAAATATTTAAAAAAATTTAAAACTAATAAGGTAGGTCCAATTAGTTTTAATATTCATAAATCAAAAATTACTGCAATACTTGGATCAAGTGGTAGTGGTAAAACTGTGATTTTAAATTCTCTATTAGGAATAATCAAAAAATATAAGGGAAAGATAGTTATTAATGATATTAATAGAAAATCACATAGTTATCATAAGTCAAATCGTGTAATAGGGTACTATACTCAAATGGATTTTTCATTACATGATATATCAGCTTTTAATTTTCTAAAAGATACTGGATTAGTGATGGGAATTAAAAAGTCAAAGATTAATGAAAAAGTAAAGTACTGAATGCAGTATTTTGATATTTGAGATCATAGAAAAAAAAGAGTTAGAGATTTTTCATGAGGAATGAAAAATCGTATGAATTTAATTTTATGTTTTATAAAAGATCCAGAAATTATTATTATGGATGAACCTGGTGCAAATTTGGACTCATATTGAAGAAATAAGGTTAAAAATTTATTAATAGATTATAAAAAACAAGGTAAAACTGTAATTATTACTGTTCACAATATTGACGAAATTTCAGATATAATTGATAATTATGTAATTTTGGAAACAGGAACAAAAATATTTGAAGGGTCAAAAAAAAATTTAGGTATTTATTCAAAATATAAAATTTTTATAAAAGATATTTTTGATGTTCAATCTTTTAGAAATTATTTATTACAAGAAAATATATTATCATTTAAGTTTGATCCTGATGAAAATTCACTAGTAATTGCAGCAGAGACTTATCGTCAAATTAACTATTTATTTTTATATTTAATTAAAAATAATTTACCATTAGTAAATCTTATAAAACTGCCAATAAATATGGAATCAATTCATAAAGCTCTGGAAAGTCAAAATAAAATAAAATTATAAAATATTTAGAAACTATTAAATATAAATTAAAAATACTTATAAATTTTATCTCCATTTAAAATAGAAAGTGGAGATTTTTTATTTGACTAAGTTAATATCTTAAAAAAGTAATAAACAGAAATACTTTTTTAGAACTAAATTATTTTAATATACGATAATAATTCATAAAATTATTTTTTAAATTAAAATCTTAATACCTAGAAAAGGTAACCTAAGTTTACCAGTAGTTTTACTACTGGTTTTTTTAATGAAAGTAAAAATTTAAAAAAACAAAATACAGTAAAGAATTGAAAGAAGATTTTCCAGTAAAATAATATTTAGTTTTAATAATAGTATTAGTTTAACTCATTATTGGATGAGACAAAACTCAAATAT
It encodes:
- a CDS encoding IS3 family transposase yields the protein MNYIYKIIEEFKYRYSISDLCKLLKNTRSSYYRWVNNGKKDYIIKIDIYIAKEIKILFFKYKGIYGSPRITICLKSKGINISQNKVERIMRIYKMYLVIRVKKMIRKPKERKSITHGPNIVNRKWEIYEKNECWVTDITYLPLNNKFAYLSVLKNVKTGFIVGYKLPNINDIKIYRDTLINSTKYRNDISKPLIIHSDNGSQYTSFFAKNYSKKNNIIISLSRPGNSIDNATCETFFSSLKEEWKKELKVNSFEKLESSISKYIHFYNYERIRVKTSNPPSYEYFNNWNKIKVIALNAITL
- a CDS encoding lipoprotein, whose translation is MKKLLSLLGAVSLIATSSASVVACGGPTDPTKPPTIDYDKLVKDLEKDVNEIFAKHLQNNVYEKMIGLTINEKDYKFLNKSTIKIFKGKTSSEIGEKNLALLVEDINKILDISQLESELNKLKLVNEYSILLNEVNTLYKGIVFDWSSLEIDTNESESLYLGNVLLDFKIQVQYKGEKDIELLQINDSFKYTLTNDATLKDSSDKFYKNITKDYFSSKDSDAIKYSNLLWNDIKGEKSKIDGYGNIDKEMSNYWNNTAKTNGFKESIAKFIKTNYFSKLPTLPLSFGTDNFYKSSELSRTSLFHSINTPKAFNSSESIKFDYKTEEGQFMLESIFRKNPDIYPTSYVLKNNYFTEDNLNVWKKDYEISKENFIKNLNLNSNGEFKKTEQYKNSFSLNYVNLTGLSIKFPDQEYVHNLPDFKIATNYIIDSNQSSEAILDDMTEFSINSIKSFHEVFGVDYSYNYLENNNSKEDILMALKRSDFTNALNFLTAGVGGSEIINPALSLRNTLVSYQNELLDLSNLPSSSTYLFDFRGLSDSGSNPSSIGRTKYYKNYNSQRGIFLSIYNLSESYQNEKVVYWNLGYLNMHFDLDQIIEGVRTLSQKDFIVFS
- a CDS encoding lipoprotein, coding for MKKILSLLSAITMVASTSATVISCGNKKDDYNKPEEDSIDSLIKQFKEEVNEIVNTHIKEKSKNFFIVDEQDKNSLKFFKRTKFSSFMGDLKNKKADDSIRQDVIDDFYSILEVNELKSKINNLQNLEKYSVILGDVNSVFKEIVVSSNENIDLSTKYSASSITDVIWFGTTKFNYSIAVNFKNKLGQIEEYKISEVPAIITVTDNIDIGKNIKNMYSNVNEQFIKDEVSRIYSNQLTLNSKTYLENTDSEILSYLNSQKGIEKFVRFIKAKFDLNLELTKNNSFNNVYTYQTYRSSGFKYDEAKGNEFIEAFFRNNSDSSSSYLNETQTISDSQYKTAVKNKLNSISNNLDQTSEVTDLINSSVKMLQINLTNLAYKIDEDIYVEIPDLNLDFGYFKNNSITSREELESDIMNNINVARNAFNQVFQTTYTPNSNYKPVLFYFKANSKVFKAWDDLGIYGSRNNINEYTNLTKQSLIDYRNQLLNSSKQSNFKFNVSWSADDSGDMPYVAKYLNNTNKYEIALSKDGSYSKKFRLSINLEFDYFKIEVNYNQFASGQRIISTSNTE
- a CDS encoding ABC transporter ATP-binding protein; translated protein: MENFITFNKYLKKFKTNKVGPISFNIHKSKITAILGSSGSGKTVILNSLLGIIKKYKGKIVINDINRKSHSYHKSNRVIGYYTQMDFSLHDISAFNFLKDTGLVMGIKKSKINEKVKYWMQYFDIWDHRKKRVRDFSWGMKNRMNLILCFIKDPEIIIMDEPGANLDSYWRNKVKNLLIDYKKQGKTVIITVHNIDEISDIIDNYVILETGTKIFEGSKKNLGIYSKYKIFIKDIFDVQSFRNYLLQENILSFKFDPDENSLVIAAETYRQINYLFLYLIKNNLPLVNLIKLPINMESIHKALESQNKIKL